Proteins found in one Aquibium microcysteis genomic segment:
- a CDS encoding polyheme membrane-associated cytochrome C produces MRLVTLSRRFLVSMLVGLGLCGPAAAQQDDALSALVDAWLASPHGSYHSPSFTYWNKEGAVPVQCAACHSQPGFVDFLGADGSAAGIVDAPAAINAPIGCASCHNSAAGALDSVTFPSGVTVDELGASATCNVCHQGRASTDAVAAATQSLEEDAVSADLGFINVHYGVAAAVAQGSQVRGGYQYPGRRYSGRFHHVPSASACVDCHEPHATTVELEPCLTCHRGVGDVRAIRMRHSDFDGDGNAADGIHSEIMGLHARLGDAIQAYAADVSAAPIGYAKETFPYFFADTNADGQIGPDEAVFPNRYRSWTPRLLKAAYNYQVAAKDPGGYVHNPSYMLQLLYDSLESLAERVEIDMTSLDRP; encoded by the coding sequence ATGCGTCTGGTGACGCTCAGCCGCAGATTTCTTGTTTCGATGCTGGTAGGTCTTGGGCTCTGCGGCCCTGCTGCGGCCCAGCAGGACGACGCCCTGTCCGCTCTGGTGGATGCCTGGCTCGCTTCGCCGCATGGCAGCTATCATTCTCCCTCCTTCACCTACTGGAACAAGGAGGGCGCGGTGCCCGTGCAGTGCGCGGCATGCCACTCGCAGCCCGGCTTCGTCGATTTTCTCGGCGCGGACGGAAGCGCGGCCGGCATCGTCGACGCGCCGGCGGCGATCAACGCACCCATCGGCTGTGCTTCATGCCACAATTCGGCGGCCGGGGCGCTCGACAGCGTGACATTCCCGTCCGGGGTAACCGTCGACGAGCTCGGGGCCTCCGCAACCTGCAACGTGTGCCACCAGGGCCGGGCCTCGACCGACGCGGTCGCAGCGGCGACGCAATCGCTGGAGGAAGACGCCGTGTCGGCGGATCTCGGCTTCATCAACGTCCACTACGGCGTGGCGGCGGCCGTCGCGCAGGGATCGCAGGTGCGGGGCGGCTATCAGTATCCCGGCCGCCGCTATTCGGGACGCTTCCACCACGTGCCGAGTGCCAGCGCCTGCGTGGACTGTCACGAGCCGCACGCGACGACGGTGGAACTGGAACCCTGCCTGACCTGCCATCGCGGCGTCGGGGACGTCCGCGCCATCCGGATGCGCCATTCCGATTTCGACGGGGACGGCAATGCGGCGGACGGTATTCATTCGGAGATCATGGGTCTGCACGCCCGGCTGGGCGACGCCATCCAGGCCTACGCCGCGGACGTGTCCGCTGCGCCGATCGGCTATGCGAAGGAGACCTTTCCCTATTTCTTCGCCGATACGAACGCCGACGGGCAGATCGGCCCGGACGAAGCGGTCTTCCCCAACCGCTACCGGAGCTGGACGCCGCGTCTGCTCAAGGCCGCCTACAATTATCAGGTCGCCGCAAAGGATCCTGGCGGCTACGTCCACAATCCGTCCTACATGCTGCAGCTTCTGTACGACAGTCTCGAAAGCCTCGCCGAGCGGGTCGAGATCGACATGACCAGCCTCGACCGGCCCTGA